The Cyclobacteriaceae bacterium genome includes a region encoding these proteins:
- a CDS encoding Crp/Fnr family transcriptional regulator, translated as MSFKNLFKVLETMHPISDELQRALMKEMTQLSYPKDYLLHEAPWVADYAYFLHSGYAMSYYYLKGKKRVQCIWTSGQIMFLPTSFIEKAQSNEHIELVASCELICINHTSVIRLFRDFPETNIIYRKVMNQYYDSVKERLIDILLLSAPERLQKLLDRLPEIEQILNQEDVASYLGITPQSLSRIKRKS; from the coding sequence ATGTCCTTTAAAAATCTTTTTAAAGTGCTGGAGACAATGCATCCGATTTCAGATGAGCTTCAGCGGGCGCTGATGAAAGAAATGACGCAACTGTCATATCCGAAGGATTATCTTCTTCATGAAGCCCCCTGGGTGGCGGACTATGCATACTTCCTGCATTCGGGATATGCAATGTCCTATTATTACCTGAAGGGAAAAAAGCGCGTTCAGTGCATCTGGACATCCGGACAGATCATGTTTCTCCCCACAAGCTTCATTGAAAAGGCACAGTCAAATGAACACATTGAGCTCGTTGCCAGCTGCGAATTGATCTGCATTAATCATACATCCGTGATTCGATTGTTCAGGGATTTTCCCGAAACAAACATCATTTACCGAAAGGTCATGAACCAGTACTATGACTCGGTGAAAGAACGCCTTATTGACATTCTCCTGCTAAGTGCACCGGAACGTTTGCAAAAACTTCTTGATCGTCTCCCGGAGATTGAGCAGATCCTGAATCAGGAAGATGTCGCTTCTTACCTCGGGATAACTCCTCAGTCGTTAAGTCGCATCAAGAGAAAATCTTAA
- a CDS encoding ParB/RepB/Spo0J family partition protein: METISKTDTENPVSTSLLVNLAQIKISETNRIFRRPAEITKDALTELASSIKQYGVIQPVAIRPHRQKPGMFLLICGERRYRASVLAGMNQIPAYVKDVNDETALELQAIENIERENIHPLNEAKGYAVMLENNPSLTTADLATRFAKSETYILQRLKLNELIKEFKKDFYLNTILIGHALLLARLTHTDQREVREQMTKRYNGLGTVNELHQYIDRNIMNSLTTAAFDKKDVALLPKAGACLTCPKRSGVSPLLFAEIKEKDRCFDSSCFFLKCQKHILNKTKLLIETEPEVVFLTAHHETNEDALTLLTEQQISPLREYKDFFDGKCPGTTKAKGFWISGDHAGKIATVYVKGEEKAELPPAESRKEQIEKIKLRMTRGKELDREKVYAKILDALQKHPSQKKTFEKKMMPSEEAMLWYIVYDKAGYHIRHDLDKFLGLSNHKSEKVFQILTELTPMQKAYLLRKVMLDQYGGNHPDSDYGFIITKIAAAYRDIDIPGFQNEQNEICSKREERANHRIKELKSENN; encoded by the coding sequence ATGGAAACAATTTCAAAAACTGACACGGAAAATCCAGTGTCAACGTCCCTCCTGGTCAACCTCGCCCAAATTAAAATCAGCGAAACAAACCGGATATTCCGGCGACCTGCTGAGATCACCAAAGATGCTTTAACAGAGCTGGCATCCTCGATTAAACAATACGGTGTAATACAACCCGTCGCCATTCGGCCCCATCGTCAAAAGCCGGGAATGTTTTTATTGATTTGTGGCGAACGACGCTACCGCGCGAGTGTGCTTGCCGGAATGAATCAGATACCGGCCTATGTGAAGGACGTAAACGACGAAACGGCCTTGGAGCTTCAAGCCATCGAAAACATTGAACGGGAAAATATCCATCCGCTCAACGAAGCCAAAGGATATGCAGTCATGCTGGAGAACAATCCATCATTAACGACGGCTGACCTGGCAACACGATTTGCAAAATCCGAAACCTACATCCTTCAGCGCTTAAAGCTCAACGAGCTGATCAAAGAGTTTAAAAAAGATTTTTATCTCAACACGATTCTAATTGGTCACGCACTGCTACTGGCCCGATTGACTCACACCGATCAGCGCGAGGTACGCGAGCAAATGACGAAGCGCTATAATGGCTTAGGAACGGTGAATGAGCTGCATCAATACATCGATCGAAATATCATGAACAGTTTGACCACCGCAGCCTTTGATAAAAAAGATGTAGCACTTCTTCCAAAAGCCGGTGCATGCCTTACTTGTCCAAAGCGCTCCGGTGTCTCTCCACTCCTTTTTGCAGAGATCAAGGAAAAAGACCGGTGCTTTGATAGTAGCTGCTTCTTCTTAAAGTGTCAGAAACATATACTTAATAAAACCAAGCTCTTGATTGAGACAGAGCCGGAGGTGGTCTTCCTAACAGCCCATCATGAAACGAATGAAGATGCATTGACCTTGCTAACGGAACAGCAGATTTCGCCATTACGGGAGTATAAGGATTTCTTTGACGGAAAATGTCCGGGGACCACGAAGGCAAAAGGATTTTGGATCTCCGGGGATCACGCAGGCAAAATAGCGACAGTGTATGTTAAAGGGGAAGAGAAAGCAGAGTTACCGCCGGCTGAATCGCGCAAGGAACAAATTGAAAAGATCAAGTTACGAATGACCCGTGGTAAGGAACTGGACCGTGAAAAGGTTTACGCCAAAATTTTGGACGCCCTGCAGAAGCATCCGTCACAAAAGAAAACCTTTGAAAAGAAAATGATGCCATCAGAGGAAGCCATGCTCTGGTATATCGTTTATGATAAAGCAGGATATCATATAAGACACGACCTTGATAAATTTTTAGGACTGTCCAATCACAAGTCTGAAAAGGTTTTTCAGATATTGACCGAGTTAACCCCCATGCAAAAGGCATATCTCCTTCGAAAAGTTATGCTGGATCAATATGGGGGAAATCATCCGGATTCTGATTATGGTTTTATCATCACCAAGATAGCGGCTGCCTACCGCGACATTGACATTCCCGGATTTCAAAATGAGCAGAATGAAATATGCTCTAAACGAGAAGAGCGTGCAAACCACCGGATAAAAGAGCTTAAATCTGAAAACAATTAG
- the mobC gene encoding plasmid mobilization relaxosome protein MobC yields the protein MARPRKIDSELRVKQLKLHLTMEEKNKILNQAVASGLHPSAWIRRKIFTGKFPSLKVSPIEIKLYQELKRIGVNLNQGTHKLNQGEFPAHYNELQLSLLKLLNNIYKVLIDDRKAGER from the coding sequence ATGGCAAGGCCTAGAAAAATTGACAGCGAACTTCGCGTGAAGCAATTAAAGCTTCACCTGACGATGGAGGAGAAGAATAAGATCCTCAATCAGGCAGTTGCCAGTGGACTGCATCCCTCTGCCTGGATTCGCAGAAAAATATTCACAGGAAAGTTCCCTTCATTGAAGGTGTCCCCCATTGAGATCAAGCTTTATCAGGAATTAAAGCGAATCGGTGTCAATCTCAATCAGGGCACTCACAAGCTGAATCAGGGGGAATTTCCGGCCCACTATAACGAGCTCCAGTTGTCGCTTCTTAAACTACTCAACAACATTTATAAGGTGCTGATCGATGACCGGAAAGCTGGTGAAAGGTAA
- a CDS encoding relaxase/mobilization nuclease domain-containing protein, whose translation MTGKLVKGKGFRGALRYNLDKVERKVAEVLESTFARSGEHAILKEVQMVRSLRPRLEKYFYHTSINFPPEETLSSDIMKRIGLDYLDAMGLVNNQFIMFRHFDADHPHIHILVNRIDHNGSVRSDSNDYQQTEKILRSLEIKYHLRQVHSSRQTTERPVTKDELEMMKRTNAPSSKMKLQVAIKRALQSKPTLQQFILRLESQGIAVLFNQASTGYVSGISYQLNSLIITGGKLGSDFKWTSIQNKINYEQERDRQRIHEANIRARATGAAAGVNPKDYRRAGGNSSADNRKYPQDQNGGKDHLPLYKGAAGKHSSDKSSHPSDYRPDDKADSGKNENPQGLDLAALLDSYSFRDFVNPSDQPYADPPSMNPYKKKRRKRRSGR comes from the coding sequence ATGACCGGAAAGCTGGTGAAAGGTAAAGGCTTCCGCGGCGCACTGCGGTACAACCTCGACAAGGTCGAGCGAAAAGTTGCTGAGGTGCTGGAAAGCACCTTTGCAAGGTCCGGTGAACATGCTATTCTGAAAGAAGTTCAGATGGTAAGGTCACTGCGACCCAGACTGGAAAAATACTTTTATCACACCTCCATCAATTTTCCACCTGAGGAAACCCTCTCCAGCGATATCATGAAGAGAATCGGGCTGGATTACCTTGACGCCATGGGACTCGTCAATAATCAGTTCATCATGTTCCGTCACTTCGACGCCGATCATCCGCACATTCACATTCTCGTGAATCGCATCGATCATAATGGCTCCGTAAGGTCAGACAGCAATGATTATCAACAGACCGAAAAAATCCTTCGAAGCCTGGAAATAAAATACCACCTCCGCCAGGTGCATTCCAGCCGGCAAACGACCGAACGCCCGGTCACGAAAGATGAACTGGAAATGATGAAACGCACCAACGCGCCGAGCTCCAAAATGAAATTACAGGTGGCGATAAAAAGAGCGCTGCAATCCAAACCTACCCTTCAGCAGTTCATCCTGAGGCTGGAAAGCCAGGGAATAGCGGTTCTGTTTAACCAGGCCTCCACCGGCTATGTCAGCGGAATCTCCTATCAACTAAACAGTTTGATCATAACAGGAGGAAAACTGGGTAGTGACTTTAAGTGGACATCCATTCAAAACAAAATCAACTATGAACAAGAACGAGATCGCCAAAGAATTCACGAAGCAAACATCCGAGCCCGTGCCACAGGAGCCGCTGCCGGAGTTAATCCAAAAGACTATCGACGGGCTGGGGGAAATTCATCGGCTGACAACCGAAAATATCCACAAGACCAAAACGGTGGAAAAGATCACCTCCCTTTATATAAAGGAGCTGCAGGGAAACATTCATCAGATAAATCTTCTCACCCTTCAGATTACCGACCAGATGATAAAGCTGATTCAGGAAAAAACGAAAACCCACAAGGTCTCGATCTGGCAGCGTTACTGGATAGCTATTCTTTCCGGGATTTTGTCAACCCTTCTGACCAACCTTACGCTGATCCTCCTTCGATGAATCCGTACAAAAAGAAACGACGAAAACGGCGATCAGGTCGATGA
- a CDS encoding type IV secretory system conjugative DNA transfer family protein, with the protein MAHTGENEQALRKIIDFTRYVSLFILATHIYVFCHGSFREWGLTHHFVDQIILTLHQLEFFQHPLFSKLFCLLLLLISLLGVQGKKEPQVHFGVALTFALTGTIVFIESHLIFQWHEFLGLSPAQLSFTYLSLSVFGYLMILAGGTWISRVISEDLKKDIFNIQNESFPQEERFLENEFSINLPARYTHQGKVKQSWINIINPFRSSLVIGTPGAGKSYFVIRHIISQHIAKGFSMFIYDFKYDDLSRITYNALLRNAHHYKVTPEFYVINFDDLSRTHRCNPLDPTTMEDITDATESSRTIMLGLNRDWIKKQGDFFVESPINFVTAIIWFLRQYEGGRFCTLPHVIELMQLDYKTLFTLLRTEPEIEVLINPFESAFKHNAMEQLEGQIASAKIGMARLASPQLYYVLSGRDFTLDINNPKEPKVVCMGNNPQKQQIYGAVLSLYISRVIKLVNKKNQLKSSLVFDEFPTIYFNGIDGLIATARANKVATTLAVQDYSQLKKDYGREQAEVIMNIVGNVISGQVVGDTARLLSERFGKIVQERQSLSINASDTSLSRSTQLDSAIPASKIAALSSGEFVGMVSDDPVQKIKLKVFHAEIVNDHDAIRKEEERYEPIPAIRRITQYEIQEIYYAIKEDIKTIIKERLGESQH; encoded by the coding sequence ATGGCACATACCGGGGAAAACGAACAGGCATTACGGAAGATTATTGATTTTACACGCTATGTAAGTCTGTTTATACTCGCTACGCATATCTATGTATTCTGCCACGGCAGTTTCAGGGAATGGGGTTTAACACATCACTTCGTTGACCAGATCATACTAACCCTTCATCAGCTCGAATTTTTTCAGCACCCATTATTTTCTAAGCTATTCTGCTTATTGCTTTTGCTGATTTCACTGCTGGGAGTCCAGGGAAAGAAAGAACCGCAAGTTCATTTCGGTGTTGCACTGACTTTTGCCTTAACCGGCACGATCGTTTTCATTGAAAGTCATTTGATTTTTCAATGGCATGAGTTTCTTGGCCTGTCGCCGGCCCAACTCTCATTTACTTATTTATCGCTTTCGGTCTTCGGATACCTTATGATTCTCGCCGGTGGGACGTGGATATCCCGCGTAATATCAGAAGATCTCAAAAAAGATATTTTCAATATTCAGAATGAATCCTTCCCACAGGAGGAGCGGTTCCTGGAAAACGAATTCTCCATTAACCTGCCTGCGCGGTATACACATCAGGGCAAAGTCAAGCAAAGCTGGATCAACATCATCAATCCGTTTCGCTCGTCGCTCGTAATAGGGACGCCGGGCGCAGGTAAATCGTATTTTGTCATACGGCACATCATCAGCCAGCATATTGCGAAGGGCTTCTCGATGTTCATTTACGATTTCAAGTATGACGATCTGTCGAGAATAACCTATAATGCACTTCTGCGGAACGCCCATCATTACAAAGTGACGCCGGAATTTTACGTGATCAATTTTGATGACCTATCCCGGACACATCGCTGTAATCCTCTCGATCCTACTACAATGGAGGATATCACAGACGCGACTGAATCATCCCGTACCATTATGCTCGGGTTAAACCGCGATTGGATAAAAAAGCAGGGAGACTTTTTTGTTGAATCACCTATCAACTTTGTCACGGCTATTATCTGGTTTTTAAGGCAGTATGAAGGCGGACGATTCTGTACGCTGCCGCATGTGATCGAGCTGATGCAGCTGGATTATAAAACACTATTTACACTTCTCCGGACAGAGCCGGAGATCGAAGTGCTGATCAATCCATTTGAATCAGCCTTCAAGCATAACGCTATGGAACAGCTCGAAGGTCAGATTGCGAGCGCAAAAATCGGTATGGCAAGACTTGCTTCCCCTCAACTTTATTATGTTTTGTCGGGGAGGGACTTTACACTGGACATTAATAATCCAAAAGAACCAAAGGTAGTCTGTATGGGAAATAATCCTCAGAAGCAACAGATCTATGGTGCAGTATTGTCATTGTACATATCAAGGGTCATCAAGCTTGTTAATAAGAAGAACCAGCTAAAAAGCAGCCTGGTCTTTGATGAGTTTCCAACGATCTACTTTAACGGCATTGACGGATTGATAGCAACGGCTCGAGCTAACAAGGTTGCTACAACACTTGCCGTCCAGGATTATAGCCAGCTGAAAAAAGACTATGGACGTGAGCAGGCCGAAGTCATCATGAATATCGTCGGCAACGTCATCAGTGGTCAGGTGGTGGGGGACACCGCGCGATTGTTGTCCGAGCGATTTGGAAAAATCGTCCAGGAGCGTCAAAGTCTTTCGATTAATGCTTCTGATACATCTCTTAGCCGATCAACGCAGCTCGACTCAGCGATACCCGCGTCAAAAATTGCTGCTCTTTCTTCCGGGGAGTTTGTGGGAATGGTTTCCGATGATCCGGTACAAAAAATTAAGCTGAAGGTTTTTCATGCGGAAATCGTGAACGATCACGACGCGATCAGGAAAGAAGAGGAGAGGTACGAACCAATTCCCGCCATTCGGCGGATCACTCAGTACGAGATCCAGGAAATCTATTATGCTATCAAGGAGGATATTAAAACTATTATAAAGGAACGATTGGGAGAATCTCAACATTGA
- a CDS encoding JAB domain-containing protein, giving the protein MENSLSIDFQVAEIKLSYSTNVKPSLRPKVNCSRDSYELLMANWDKSKLEFQEQFKVMYLNRANKVLGILEPFTGGVSGTVADPKIIFAGALKACASAMIVCHNHPSGNLTASQADIDLTRKLKEGGKLLEIQLLDHIILTTEKYFSFADEGLI; this is encoded by the coding sequence ATGGAAAATTCACTTTCAATTGATTTTCAGGTTGCAGAAATCAAGCTCTCGTACAGCACCAACGTTAAACCATCTTTGCGACCGAAGGTCAACTGCTCGCGAGATTCCTATGAATTGCTGATGGCCAACTGGGACAAATCGAAACTTGAATTCCAGGAACAGTTTAAGGTAATGTACTTGAACCGTGCCAATAAAGTGCTTGGAATTCTTGAGCCATTCACAGGTGGAGTGTCTGGAACAGTGGCTGATCCTAAGATCATTTTTGCTGGAGCCTTGAAAGCGTGTGCGAGCGCCATGATCGTCTGCCACAATCACCCTTCCGGCAATCTTACAGCGAGTCAGGCAGACATTGATTTGACAAGAAAGCTAAAGGAAGGAGGAAAATTACTCGAGATTCAACTGCTTGATCATATCATTCTAACAACAGAAAAATACTTCTCATTTGCAGATGAGGGACTTATTTAA